The Trueperaceae bacterium genome has a window encoding:
- a CDS encoding ABC transporter substrate-binding protein: MKPRLPRFVRRAVALLLVLALGRGVAAERPDLVIGVVALPNGLDPAVDINIGANGFRTLYSVFDKLIFRDFLGGGLRPGLAESWRWESDTELVLELRRGVTFHDGSALTADDVVFSLGRVLEPDSGLVTARGTFANIAAVEALDDWTVKVTTRSPDPVLEQVLTMQEASIVPAEAYAAGAEAFNRQPVGTGPYRVASFVAGDRLVLEAYDGYWGGTPTARQVVFRVIPETAARVTALVTGEIDIAASLPPDQAAALGRFDGVEVRPAVLDNIHMLRYNTSNPVLRDVRLRRAMNLAIDRQLLSDSLWGGAAVVPRGHQFEAFGDMYDPSRPVAEYDPERARALVEASDYAGEKVYLNAHPTWYTNGLAAAEAIVEMWRAVGIDAEVRVVPGPEQLFGLSHDDPFAMVNIWSNSMRFADPAGGLWATWNPNAPPQASGYWRAPDEFNALGAEAAGITDRDTRRRDYWRMLDIWEEEAPGTVLYYSVEFYGVRRGVRWTPYSDFYIDLRPYNLAFR, from the coding sequence ATGAAGCCTCGTCTGCCCAGGTTCGTGCGCCGCGCGGTCGCTCTGCTCCTCGTCCTGGCGCTGGGCCGGGGCGTGGCGGCCGAGAGGCCCGACCTCGTCATCGGCGTCGTGGCGCTGCCCAACGGGCTCGACCCCGCCGTCGACATCAACATCGGCGCCAACGGGTTCCGCACGCTCTACTCGGTCTTCGACAAGCTCATCTTCCGCGACTTCCTGGGCGGCGGCCTGCGACCCGGCCTGGCCGAGTCGTGGCGGTGGGAGTCGGACACCGAGCTGGTCCTCGAGCTGCGCCGCGGCGTGACCTTCCACGACGGCTCCGCGCTCACGGCCGACGACGTCGTCTTCTCCCTGGGGCGCGTGCTCGAGCCCGACTCCGGCCTCGTGACGGCGCGCGGGACCTTCGCGAACATCGCCGCCGTGGAGGCGCTCGACGACTGGACCGTGAAGGTCACCACGAGGTCGCCGGACCCCGTCCTCGAGCAGGTCCTGACGATGCAGGAGGCCTCGATAGTCCCCGCCGAGGCCTACGCCGCCGGCGCGGAGGCCTTCAACCGCCAGCCCGTGGGCACCGGTCCGTACCGCGTGGCCTCGTTCGTGGCGGGCGACCGCCTCGTCCTGGAGGCGTACGACGGCTACTGGGGAGGGACGCCGACGGCGCGCCAGGTCGTGTTCCGCGTCATCCCCGAGACCGCGGCGCGGGTCACGGCGCTCGTCACCGGCGAGATCGACATCGCCGCGTCGCTGCCGCCCGACCAGGCGGCGGCGCTGGGGCGGTTCGACGGCGTCGAGGTGCGGCCCGCCGTCCTCGACAACATCCACATGCTCCGCTACAACACCTCGAACCCGGTGCTCAGAGACGTGAGGCTGAGGCGAGCGATGAACCTCGCGATTGACCGCCAGCTCCTGTCCGACTCCCTGTGGGGCGGCGCCGCCGTGGTGCCGCGCGGGCACCAGTTCGAGGCCTTCGGCGACATGTACGACCCCTCGCGGCCCGTCGCCGAGTACGACCCGGAGCGCGCCAGGGCCCTGGTCGAGGCGTCCGACTACGCCGGCGAGAAGGTCTACCTCAACGCGCACCCTACCTGGTACACGAACGGGCTGGCCGCCGCCGAGGCGATCGTCGAGATGTGGCGGGCCGTGGGCATAGACGCCGAGGTACGCGTCGTGCCGGGGCCCGAGCAGCTCTTCGGCCTGAGCCACGACGACCCCTTCGCGATGGTGAACATCTGGTCGAACTCGATGCGCTTCGCCGACCCGGCCGGCGGCCTGTGGGCCACGTGGAACCCCAACGCGCCGCCCCAGGCCAGCGGGTACTGGCGGGCGCCCGACGAGTTCAACGCGCTGGGCGCCGAGGCCGCCGGCATCACCGACAGGGACACGCGCCGCCGGGACTACTGGCGCATGCTCGACATCTGGGAGGAGGAGGCGCCGGGGACCGTCCTCTACTACTCCGTCGAGTTCTACGGGGTGCGCCGGGGCGTGCGGTGGACGCCCTACAGCGACTTCTACATCGACCTCAGGCCCTACAACCTGGCGTTCCGCTGA
- a CDS encoding ABC transporter permease, protein MASYAVLACLFAAALLAPVIAPYDMREQDLLARLQPPSWLGGAEGHWLGTDHLGRDVLSRLLHALRTTLGVATLGTLIGLALGSALGLAAGLAGGWVDELIMFLVDVQVSVPFVLVALTAIALGGTSKAVLVLVVGLAGWEVYARVVRGQVLALGRLPFVEAARALGATGGRIALRHLLPSVSTSLVVLATANFTHVMLLESALSFLGIGVRPPDTSLGAMLGTTRDYLLTDWTLPAAPAATLVLLSVAVSVLGDWARDRLDPRQRG, encoded by the coding sequence GTGGCCAGCTACGCGGTCCTCGCCTGCCTCTTCGCGGCGGCCCTGCTGGCGCCGGTCATCGCGCCCTACGACATGAGGGAGCAGGACCTGCTGGCCCGGCTCCAGCCCCCGTCGTGGCTGGGCGGGGCGGAGGGCCACTGGCTCGGCACGGACCACCTCGGCCGCGACGTGCTCTCGCGCCTCCTCCACGCCCTGAGGACGACACTGGGCGTGGCCACGCTCGGCACGCTGATAGGCCTGGCGCTCGGCAGCGCCTTGGGCCTCGCCGCGGGTTTGGCGGGCGGCTGGGTCGACGAGCTGATCATGTTCCTCGTCGACGTCCAGGTGTCCGTCCCCTTCGTCCTGGTGGCGCTCACGGCCATCGCGCTCGGCGGGACGTCGAAGGCCGTGCTGGTGCTCGTGGTCGGGCTGGCGGGCTGGGAGGTCTACGCCCGCGTCGTCAGGGGGCAGGTCCTCGCCCTCGGCCGGCTGCCCTTCGTGGAGGCCGCGCGGGCGCTGGGGGCCACAGGTGGCCGGATCGCGCTGAGGCACCTGCTGCCCTCCGTCTCGACCTCGCTCGTCGTGTTGGCTACGGCCAACTTCACGCACGTGATGCTGCTGGAGTCGGCGCTGTCGTTCCTCGGCATCGGCGTGCGCCCGCCCGACACCTCCCTGGGGGCGATGCTGGGCACGACCCGTGACTACCTGCTCACGGACTGGACGCTGCCCGCCGCCCCGGCCGCGACGCTGGTCCTGCTGAGCGTGGCCGTCTCCGTGCTGGGCGACTGGGCGAGGGACAGGCTCGACCCCCGGCAGAGGGGCTGA
- a CDS encoding ABC transporter permease, translating into MARVLWYRLWRGALTVWFVLTVAFVAPRLTGDPARSLLPENATAAERAELRARLGLDQPLARQYLTYLGNVLRGDFGDSFAERRPAARAVIERVPATLELGVVAFALSLLLGVGGGVLAAQGRGGPWDRSVTAAALLGQAVPNFVLGVALILVFSLALRWLPSGGREGWHSLVMPALTLAAGSSAWLMRLTRGVMLDLAELDFVRTARAKGAGAASVAVKHVLRNACLPVLTLLGLRAGALVAGSVVVETVFAWPGVGRLLVTSVAARDFPVIQFAVVLISASVVAANLVVDLLYGVADPRVRAS; encoded by the coding sequence TTGGCACGCGTCCTCTGGTACAGGCTGTGGCGAGGCGCCCTGACGGTCTGGTTCGTGCTCACCGTGGCCTTCGTCGCCCCGCGGCTGACGGGCGACCCGGCGCGGTCCCTGCTGCCCGAGAACGCCACGGCGGCCGAGCGGGCCGAGCTGAGGGCGCGCCTCGGGCTCGACCAGCCCCTGGCGCGCCAGTACCTCACCTACCTCGGCAACGTCCTGCGCGGCGACTTCGGCGATAGCTTCGCCGAGAGGAGGCCGGCGGCCCGGGCGGTGATCGAGCGCGTCCCCGCGACGCTCGAGCTGGGCGTCGTGGCCTTCGCGCTCTCGTTGCTGCTGGGCGTGGGAGGCGGCGTCCTGGCCGCGCAGGGACGCGGGGGTCCCTGGGACAGGTCGGTCACGGCCGCGGCCCTCCTGGGCCAGGCGGTGCCGAACTTCGTGCTGGGCGTGGCGCTGATCCTCGTCTTCAGCCTGGCGCTGCGCTGGCTGCCCAGCGGGGGGCGCGAGGGCTGGCACAGCCTGGTCATGCCCGCCTTGACGCTCGCGGCCGGCTCGTCCGCCTGGCTCATGCGGCTGACCCGCGGGGTCATGCTCGACCTCGCGGAGCTCGACTTCGTCCGCACCGCCCGCGCCAAGGGCGCCGGCGCCGCGTCAGTGGCCGTGAAGCACGTCCTCCGCAACGCCTGCCTCCCCGTGCTCACGCTGCTGGGCCTGCGGGCCGGGGCCCTGGTGGCGGGGTCCGTGGTCGTGGAGACGGTGTTCGCCTGGCCGGGCGTGGGGCGGCTGCTCGTGACGTCGGTGGCCGCGCGCGACTTCCCGGTGATCCAGTTCGCCGTCGTGCTGATCAGCGCGTCCGTGGTGGCGGCCAACCTCGTCGTCGACCTGCTGTACGGGGTCGCGGACCCGCGCGTGCGCGCGTCGTGA
- a CDS encoding aquaporin, translating into MRAYLMEFVGTFFLVLTVGLTVAQGSELAPLAIGLALMVMVYAGGHVSGGHYNPAVTLGAVLRGALPSRELVPYWVAQLLGAIVAAAAARWAAGAPFTVAPGPASGTLAALAVETLFTFALVSVVLASATASATKGNSFYGLAIGGTVAAGAAAGGAVSGGAFNPAVGVGAVLVDALAGGPAGHVWLYVVGPLLGGALAAAAFRYLHPEG; encoded by the coding sequence ATGCGCGCTTACCTGATGGAGTTCGTCGGCACCTTCTTCCTGGTGCTCACCGTCGGCCTCACCGTCGCGCAGGGCAGCGAGCTGGCGCCCCTGGCGATTGGGCTCGCGCTGATGGTGATGGTCTACGCCGGCGGGCACGTCTCGGGCGGGCACTACAACCCGGCCGTCACCCTCGGCGCCGTGCTGCGCGGGGCGTTGCCGTCGCGGGAGCTGGTCCCCTACTGGGTGGCGCAGCTCCTCGGGGCGATCGTCGCCGCCGCCGCCGCCCGCTGGGCGGCGGGCGCGCCGTTCACGGTGGCGCCGGGCCCCGCGTCCGGGACCCTCGCGGCCCTGGCCGTGGAGACGCTCTTCACCTTCGCTCTCGTCTCGGTGGTGCTGGCCTCGGCCACCGCGTCGGCGACGAAGGGCAACTCCTTCTACGGCCTGGCGATCGGCGGCACGGTGGCGGCCGGGGCGGCGGCCGGCGGCGCCGTGTCGGGCGGCGCCTTCAACCCCGCCGTGGGCGTGGGAGCCGTCCTCGTCGACGCGCTGGCCGGCGGGCCGGCCGGCCACGTCTGGCTCTACGTCGTGGGGCCGCTGCTCGGCGGCGCCCTCGCCGCGGCGGCGTTCAGGTACCTGCACCCGGAGGGCTAG